From Cellulomonas dongxiuzhuiae, the proteins below share one genomic window:
- the cpaB gene encoding Flp pilus assembly protein CpaB: MNPRQRRGALLLVITALGAIAVFFAVVVYVGDVSSRVGPMTQALQLNRAVDAFEPVEPDMFDVVEVPQRWLPSTAVGDVAQTSGLVAAAALPEGVMLQEGMLVPRPGVQPGYREVAIVVDAETGVAGKVAPGDHVDIVATIAGDDDVPARSEIWVSNVLVLEVGLPREVESSDANGNFGNTQGVPVTFALTSQDALRLAYVESFSVKLRLALRGDGDDAVLSDDQLVFQVG, encoded by the coding sequence ATGAACCCGCGCCAGCGGCGAGGGGCTCTCCTGCTCGTCATCACGGCTCTCGGTGCCATCGCGGTGTTCTTCGCGGTCGTCGTGTACGTCGGTGACGTCAGCTCGCGCGTCGGACCGATGACGCAGGCCCTGCAGCTCAACCGGGCCGTCGACGCGTTCGAGCCCGTCGAGCCCGACATGTTCGACGTCGTGGAGGTGCCGCAGCGCTGGCTGCCGAGCACCGCCGTCGGCGACGTCGCGCAGACCAGCGGGCTCGTGGCGGCCGCGGCGCTGCCCGAGGGCGTCATGCTCCAGGAGGGCATGCTGGTGCCGCGCCCCGGCGTGCAGCCGGGCTACCGGGAGGTCGCGATCGTCGTCGACGCCGAGACCGGTGTGGCCGGCAAGGTCGCGCCCGGTGACCACGTCGACATCGTCGCCACGATCGCCGGCGACGACGACGTGCCCGCGCGGTCCGAGATCTGGGTGTCCAACGTCCTCGTGCTCGAGGTCGGCCTCCCGCGCGAGGTGGAGTCCTCCGACGCGAACGGCAACTTCGGCAACACGCAGGGGGTCCCCGTGACGTTCGCGCTCACCTCGCAGGACGCGCTGCGTCTCGCGTACGTCGAGAGCTTCTCCGTCAAGCTCCGGCTCGCCCTGCGCGGCGACGGCGACGACGCCGTCCTGTCCGACGACCAGCTCGTTTTCCAGGTGGGGTGA
- a CDS encoding ABC transporter ATP-binding protein produces the protein MRSLPLADPGTPPLRGPAAYLGWIARRQWGILLAAVSCGVVQFACQAFLPFLTGRAIDGGLQHGFGPDLLQAAGALLTLGVVSAAASAVGHRFDVANWLRAAFTTSQLVGRTTARSGHAVTRELPTGEVVSAVANDALRVGDLFAVTARFVGSLTAYAAVAVLMLQVSVPLGLVVLLGLPTVAATLGLLVKPLQRRQSAQREASGRLTTLGSDTVSGLRVLRGIGGESVFTGRYRRQSQLVRERGEDVAVTQSWLDALQVLLPGLFVTALVWMGAHMAIDGTITPGQLVTTYGYAAFLGWPVQNATEFLQATTRAVVATRKVLAVLRVVPAAGATPGAATMPPAGSTLVDEASGVTLEQGRVVALVSADPDESAAIATRLGRFDDEAEAGTPVLLGGVPLRDLPLADVRRRVVVAEAMPQLFSGSLAAGLDVRGQAGRDDLLAAIGLADAQDVLDSVPDGLDGELPEKGRSLSGGQRQRVALARALLTEAEILVLVEPTSAVDAHTEARIAARLSDARRGRTTLVVTASPLVLDHVDEVQLVVDGALVARGTHAGLLDGAAGPDVAATYRRVVGRRMDDDLPVEDTFDEAAPGDAPYGLSPVDLSTGGAA, from the coding sequence GTGCGCTCCCTCCCTCTCGCCGATCCCGGCACCCCGCCGCTGCGCGGTCCCGCCGCCTACCTGGGCTGGATCGCCCGACGGCAGTGGGGCATCCTGCTCGCCGCCGTGTCGTGCGGCGTCGTGCAGTTCGCCTGCCAGGCGTTCCTGCCGTTCCTCACCGGGCGCGCGATCGACGGCGGGCTGCAGCACGGCTTCGGCCCCGACCTCCTGCAGGCCGCCGGCGCGCTGCTGACCCTCGGCGTCGTCAGCGCCGCCGCGTCCGCGGTCGGCCACCGCTTCGACGTCGCCAACTGGCTGCGCGCCGCGTTCACGACGTCGCAGCTCGTCGGGCGCACCACAGCCCGTTCCGGGCACGCGGTCACGCGGGAGCTCCCGACGGGCGAGGTCGTCTCGGCCGTCGCGAACGACGCCCTGCGGGTGGGCGACCTGTTCGCCGTCACGGCCCGGTTCGTCGGCTCGCTGACCGCGTACGCGGCCGTCGCCGTCCTCATGCTCCAGGTGTCCGTACCCCTCGGACTCGTCGTGCTCCTCGGGCTGCCCACCGTCGCCGCGACGCTCGGCCTGCTGGTCAAGCCCCTGCAGCGACGCCAGTCGGCCCAGCGCGAGGCGTCGGGACGGCTGACGACGCTCGGCTCCGACACGGTGTCCGGGCTGCGCGTGCTGCGCGGCATCGGGGGCGAGTCGGTCTTCACGGGCCGGTACCGCCGGCAGTCGCAGCTGGTGCGGGAGCGCGGGGAGGACGTCGCGGTCACGCAGTCCTGGCTCGACGCGCTCCAGGTGCTGCTGCCGGGCCTGTTCGTCACCGCCCTCGTGTGGATGGGGGCCCACATGGCGATCGACGGCACGATCACCCCGGGCCAGCTCGTCACGACCTACGGGTACGCGGCCTTCCTCGGCTGGCCCGTGCAGAACGCGACCGAGTTCCTGCAGGCCACGACCCGCGCCGTCGTGGCGACGCGCAAGGTGCTCGCGGTGCTGCGGGTCGTCCCCGCCGCGGGCGCGACGCCCGGCGCCGCCACGATGCCGCCTGCGGGGTCGACCCTCGTCGACGAGGCGAGCGGCGTCACCCTCGAGCAGGGCCGCGTCGTCGCCCTCGTGTCGGCGGACCCCGACGAGTCGGCCGCGATCGCCACCCGGCTGGGGCGGTTCGACGACGAGGCGGAGGCCGGCACGCCGGTGCTGCTGGGCGGCGTGCCGCTGCGCGACCTACCCCTGGCGGACGTGCGTCGCCGCGTCGTCGTGGCGGAGGCGATGCCCCAGCTGTTCTCCGGCAGCCTCGCGGCCGGGCTGGACGTGCGCGGGCAGGCAGGACGCGACGACCTGCTCGCCGCCATCGGCCTCGCCGACGCCCAGGACGTGCTCGACTCCGTGCCCGACGGCTTGGACGGGGAGCTGCCGGAGAAGGGACGGTCGCTGTCCGGCGGCCAGCGCCAGCGCGTCGCCCTGGCACGCGCTCTGCTCACGGAGGCCGAGATCCTCGTGCTCGTCGAGCCGACGAGCGCCGTCGACGCGCACACCGAGGCACGGATCGCGGCGCGGCTCTCGGACGCCCGCCGCGGCCGGACGACGCTCGTGGTCACCGCGAGCCCGCTCGTCCTCGACCACGTCGACGAGGTGCAGCTGGTCGTGGACGGCGCGCTCGTGGCCCGCGGCACCCACGCGGGTCTGCTCGACGGCGCCGCGGGCCCGGACGTCGCCGCCACGTACCGCCGCGTCGTCGGCCGACGCATGGACGACGACCTGCCCGTCGAGGACACCTTCGACGAGGCGGCGCCCGGCGACGCCCCGTACGGCCTGTCCCCCGTCGACCTGTCCACCGGAGGTGCCGCGTGA
- a CDS encoding ABC transporter ATP-binding protein: protein MKLPIADAATVRAYAAELLGRHRRRLGLLAALHTLAAVAGLAGPLLLGRLVDAVTRGTDARYVNTLVAVGAVAVLTQTGLIRYAQRASMLFGERVFAELREEFLETVTSLPLSVVERAGTGDLVARTTNDVNKLQHAVRFGVPRVIVAIVTIALTVVACLVIDPLVSLGLFVGVPTMVLMVRWYLRRATPAYVRESAAYAVLNGTITETVEGARTVDALALSEAREQQVRDDLREAFDAERATLRLRTILFPGVDLAFVLAPVAVLVWGGYLASTGHVTLGAVTTIVLYAYQVTGPVWELIFWVDEIQVAATALARIVGVRLVETDREASDAQPTDERISTRALRYAYREGHDVLHGIDLDLAPGERLAVVGPSGAGKSTLGRMLAGIHPPTGGTATVGGVPLVDLPLEELRGHVALVTQEHHVFVGTVADNLRLAKVEADDTEIERALRAVDAWEWVQGLPEGLATEVGSGGTALTPAQAQQLALARLVLLDPHTLVLDEATSLLDPRAARHLERSLSAVLEGRTVVAIAHRLHTAHDADRVAVVDAGRISEIGPHDELVAADGEYAALWRSWQHETA, encoded by the coding sequence GTGAAGCTGCCCATCGCCGACGCGGCGACCGTGCGCGCCTACGCCGCCGAGCTGCTCGGCCGGCACCGCCGCCGCCTCGGCTTGCTCGCGGCGCTGCACACGCTCGCGGCCGTCGCGGGCCTGGCCGGTCCGCTGCTGCTCGGTCGGCTCGTCGACGCGGTCACCCGCGGCACCGACGCCCGGTACGTCAACACCCTCGTCGCGGTGGGTGCCGTCGCCGTCCTCACGCAGACCGGGCTGATCCGGTACGCGCAGCGGGCCTCCATGCTGTTCGGCGAGCGGGTCTTCGCCGAGCTGCGCGAGGAGTTCCTCGAGACCGTGACCTCGCTGCCGCTGTCCGTCGTCGAGCGGGCCGGTACCGGGGACCTCGTGGCCCGCACGACCAACGACGTGAACAAGCTCCAGCACGCCGTCCGGTTCGGCGTCCCCCGTGTGATCGTCGCCATCGTGACCATCGCGCTCACCGTGGTCGCGTGCCTGGTCATCGACCCGCTCGTGTCGCTCGGGCTCTTCGTCGGGGTGCCCACGATGGTGCTCATGGTGCGCTGGTACCTGCGGCGCGCGACCCCCGCGTACGTGCGCGAGTCCGCCGCGTACGCCGTGCTCAACGGCACGATCACCGAGACGGTGGAGGGTGCGCGCACGGTCGACGCCCTGGCCCTGTCCGAGGCGCGCGAGCAGCAGGTGCGCGACGACCTGCGCGAGGCGTTCGACGCGGAGCGCGCCACGCTGCGGCTGCGCACCATCCTCTTCCCCGGCGTGGACCTCGCCTTCGTGCTCGCACCCGTCGCCGTCCTCGTCTGGGGCGGCTACCTCGCGTCGACCGGGCACGTGACGCTCGGCGCGGTCACCACGATCGTGCTGTACGCGTACCAGGTGACCGGCCCGGTGTGGGAGCTGATCTTCTGGGTGGACGAGATCCAGGTCGCCGCGACCGCCCTCGCGCGCATCGTCGGCGTCCGGCTGGTCGAGACCGACCGCGAGGCGTCGGACGCGCAGCCGACCGACGAACGGATCTCGACGCGCGCCCTGCGGTACGCGTACCGCGAGGGCCACGACGTGCTCCACGGCATCGACCTCGACCTCGCCCCCGGTGAGCGGCTGGCCGTCGTCGGGCCGTCCGGGGCCGGCAAGTCGACGCTCGGGCGCATGCTCGCCGGCATCCACCCGCCCACGGGCGGGACCGCGACGGTGGGCGGGGTGCCGCTGGTCGACCTGCCGCTCGAGGAGCTGCGCGGCCACGTCGCCCTGGTGACCCAGGAGCACCACGTGTTCGTCGGCACGGTCGCGGACAACCTGCGCCTGGCCAAGGTCGAGGCGGACGACACCGAGATCGAGCGCGCGCTGCGCGCCGTCGACGCCTGGGAGTGGGTGCAGGGACTGCCCGAGGGGCTCGCCACCGAGGTCGGCTCGGGCGGCACCGCGCTGACCCCCGCGCAGGCCCAGCAGCTCGCGCTCGCGCGCCTCGTGCTGCTCGACCCGCACACGCTCGTGCTCGACGAGGCCACGTCGCTGCTGGACCCGCGCGCCGCGCGGCACCTCGAGCGCTCGCTGTCCGCGGTGCTCGAGGGACGCACGGTCGTCGCGATCGCCCACCGCCTGCACACCGCGCACGACGCGGACCGCGTGGCCGTGGTCGACGCGGGGCGCATCAGCGAGATCGGCCCGCACGACGAGCTCGTCGCCGCGGACGGCGAGTACGCGGCCCTGTGGCGGTCCTGGCAGCACGAGACCGCGTAG
- a CDS encoding DUF192 domain-containing protein, whose amino-acid sequence MGRLLVDGRDVANLMLADTWARRARGMLGRRRLPEAMWFVGEASVHGMGMTQALDVAQLDADGIVVAVHVLRPFGLVPPRRGAVDVLEAPRGSFERWGVRTGSRVARDDGTGSGPGG is encoded by the coding sequence GTGGGACGACTCCTGGTCGACGGTCGCGACGTCGCCAACCTGATGCTGGCCGACACCTGGGCGCGACGCGCGCGCGGCATGCTCGGCCGACGCCGCCTGCCCGAGGCCATGTGGTTCGTCGGCGAGGCCTCCGTGCACGGCATGGGGATGACGCAGGCGCTCGACGTCGCGCAGCTCGACGCCGACGGCATCGTGGTCGCGGTGCACGTGCTGCGGCCTTTCGGGCTCGTCCCCCCGCGCCGGGGCGCGGTCGACGTGCTCGAGGCGCCGCGGGGCAGCTTCGAGCGCTGGGGCGTGCGGACGGGCAGCCGTGTGGCGCGCGACGACGGGACCGGGTCCGGCCCGGGAGGCTGA
- a CDS encoding AAA family ATPase: MSTKVLLASGDERTLERYTQILAEAEGITLAQVVRDASAIPDALLRFPDVDVLVIDDQLDGGRGLVVARSTGAANPLLGLVMLVDQTGPDQLAAAMDSGARSVISRASSLAEVVARLEAVAQWVGAARSAISSDATGGRGGTVIAVAGAKGGVGTSVLSLLLAQSYAGSRTVGVLDFDLQSGDLAAYLGVHTRRSVVDLVDIAGEMTGRILRETSYDVPGGIRLLSAPNDGEREEEMTARAARAIINALRFQFDVSVIDVGSHLTEATAAVLEEADTTLLVVTPDLPALRSARRTLAMWERLVVRQRSAVQVVLNRQNRRNEVTEQLAAKIVETPIHAVVPDGGTAFESAMNTATVTQASGPAHVAAGRLGARLLERAGDAGTVDEAVDEALAEARSGGRRARRGDAGQAAIDLPIAFAVALLVLLACFQGLAWGAGHLVARNAAHEAARTAGLLPWGPSAQDQARHDGFDRLGAPWRDGAVVAVGEHDVRVSVGTPSLVPGLDMSASVSVPVQRER; this comes from the coding sequence ATGTCGACGAAGGTCCTGCTCGCCTCCGGGGACGAACGCACCCTCGAGCGCTACACCCAGATCCTGGCCGAGGCCGAGGGCATCACCCTCGCCCAGGTCGTCCGCGACGCGTCGGCGATCCCCGACGCCCTGCTGCGCTTCCCCGACGTCGACGTGCTGGTGATCGACGACCAGCTCGACGGCGGGCGCGGGCTCGTCGTCGCGCGCTCGACCGGTGCGGCGAACCCGCTGCTCGGGCTGGTCATGCTCGTGGACCAGACCGGTCCCGACCAGCTCGCCGCGGCGATGGACTCGGGCGCGCGGTCCGTGATCTCGCGGGCGTCCAGCCTCGCGGAGGTCGTGGCGCGCCTCGAGGCCGTCGCGCAGTGGGTCGGTGCGGCACGCAGCGCGATCTCGTCCGACGCGACCGGCGGACGCGGCGGGACCGTCATCGCCGTCGCGGGCGCCAAGGGTGGCGTGGGGACGTCCGTCCTGAGCCTGCTGCTCGCGCAGTCGTACGCCGGGTCCCGCACCGTCGGGGTCCTGGACTTCGACCTGCAGTCCGGCGACCTGGCTGCCTACCTCGGCGTGCACACGCGGCGCTCGGTCGTGGACCTCGTCGACATCGCGGGGGAGATGACGGGACGCATCCTGCGCGAGACGTCGTACGACGTGCCGGGCGGGATCCGGCTCCTGTCGGCCCCGAACGACGGCGAGCGCGAGGAGGAGATGACCGCGCGCGCCGCGCGCGCCATCATCAACGCGCTGCGCTTCCAGTTCGACGTGTCGGTCATCGACGTCGGGTCGCACCTGACCGAGGCCACGGCCGCCGTGCTCGAGGAGGCCGACACGACGCTCCTCGTCGTGACGCCCGACCTGCCCGCGCTGCGCTCGGCGCGCCGCACGCTCGCGATGTGGGAGCGGCTGGTCGTCCGGCAGCGGTCGGCCGTCCAGGTCGTCCTCAACCGCCAGAACCGGCGCAACGAGGTGACGGAGCAGCTCGCCGCCAAGATCGTCGAGACGCCCATCCACGCGGTCGTCCCCGACGGCGGGACGGCGTTCGAGTCCGCCATGAACACGGCGACCGTCACGCAGGCGTCCGGGCCGGCGCACGTGGCCGCCGGGCGCCTGGGCGCCCGCCTGCTCGAGCGTGCGGGCGACGCCGGGACGGTTGACGAGGCCGTCGACGAGGCCCTCGCCGAGGCGCGCAGCGGCGGGCGTCGTGCCCGCCGCGGGGACGCGGGCCAGGCGGCCATCGACCTCCCGATCGCGTTCGCCGTCGCGCTGCTCGTGCTGCTCGCGTGCTTCCAGGGCCTGGCGTGGGGTGCCGGGCACCTGGTGGCGCGCAACGCCGCGCACGAGGCGGCACGGACCGCCGGGCTGCTCCCGTGGGGGCCCTCGGCGCAGGACCAGGCGCGTCACGACGGCTTCGACCGCCTCGGCGCGCCGTGGCGCGACGGTGCCGTGGTGGCCGTCGGCGAGCACGACGTGCGCGTGAGCGTCGGCACGCCCAGTCTCGTGCCGGGCCTCGACATGTCCGCGTCCGTGAGCGTTCCCGTGCAGCGGGAACGCTGA